In Phaseolus vulgaris cultivar G19833 chromosome 3, P. vulgaris v2.0, whole genome shotgun sequence, the sequence ATTTTCTTTATGTTCATCAGTTCCATAACTTTCGAAGTGAGTATCAGTAGCTGTGCCACTTAATCCGTACACTGGTTTTGCTAGGCCAAATTCCTTATGTTGCTTCTTGTTCTTCTCATTCTATTGAGATATTGATCATGTTCTACTCATTACTTGTTGCTGCTGTGCGATTTGGTTTTAGATTTATAACTCTGTTAACCCTGTAGCTTATTTCAATGTGTGAATCATTTAGATTGATAACTCTCACCAAAGTTTACTCTGTCTAATGTGAACAGGCTCATGCACACTATGATTTTGGACCCTCTAGCTTATGTCTATCTGTGAACTACTTGGATCGGTTCCTATCGGTCTATGAATTACCAGTAAGATCTAATACTAAAATGACACCAGTGTTATTTTGCGTTTATCTTTTCTGATCTCTTTTTGACAGTCTAAATTCACTCTGCTGACCAGGGAGGCAACACTTGGAGTGCACAACTGTTAGCTATAGCATGTCTGTCAATTGCTACTAAAATGGATGAGATCAAAGTGCCTTCTTGTATAGATATACAGGTATAGAAGAATGTTTTACAAAGATTGTAAAATATACTTTTGTTATGTACATTTTTCTCTGATTTTATGACCTTTGTTTGTGATTGGTAGGTTGGAGAACCTAAGTTTCTATTTGAAGCTAAAACCATTCAAAGAATGGAACTACTGGTATTAAGCACATTGAAATGGAAAATGCAAGCTTTAACTCCATTTTCCTTCGTAGACTACTTCCTCAAGAAGATCACTTGTGACCAACTTCTAGTAAGGTCATCCATTCTGAGATCAGTTGGGCTCATCCTTGACATAATTACATGTATATATTCTCTTCACTCTGttagtatgtttagtttttatCCTATGCACTTGAGAAACAATGCAGTGATTGTTGGCAAAAATCTATGTAGGTGTCAATTTCTTGGAATTCAAGCCTTCTGAAATTGCTGCAGCAGTGGCAATTTCTGTGTCAAGAAAATTTCAAGCAGAAGAGATTGATGAAGCTTTGACATCTTTTGTGATTGTAGGAAAGGTAATATGGTGATTTGACTCCCACTTCCCACACAACAATCATCGTTTGATATTTACAATCTTCATTTGTAAATCATTGTTTTACTAAATCATGAGGTTTTCATTTTGCAGGAAAGAATTCTGAAGTGTCTTGAATTGATTAGAGATTTGCCTTTGATCCAAGCTTCTACTAATTTGGGCAGCAACTTAGCACCATTGGTGCCTCAAAGCCCCATTGGGGTGCTGGATGCTGCATGCTTGATCTCTATTAGTGATGAATTAACCCTTGGATTTTCTACAGATTCTTCTCTTGATACTCCAAATTCTAAGAGGATGAAATCTTGTTGAAATCTTGTTCTGACCCTCTTGATGGGACTTTCAAGtcatgaaattttaatttatccCTTTCACCAAAGTTCATTTGGTT encodes:
- the LOC137808721 gene encoding cyclin-D4-1-like encodes the protein MEESIDPATSSLLCLENNDMCFDDFDCNVADESPYWDRKNPNFNNQCLIEDNLGLDSPVLSDEIVLGLVGKERDHLPRDDYLQRLLGGDLDLSVRRQALDWIWKAHAHYDFGPSSLCLSVNYLDRFLSVYELPGGNTWSAQLLAIACLSIATKMDEIKVPSCIDIQVGEPKFLFEAKTIQRMELLVLSTLKWKMQALTPFSFVDYFLKKITCDQLLVRSSILRSVGLILDIITCVNFLEFKPSEIAAAVAISVSRKFQAEEIDEALTSFVIVGKERILKCLELIRDLPLIQASTNLGSNLAPLVPQSPIGVLDAACLISISDELTLGFSTDSSLDTPNSKRMKSC